The following DNA comes from Papaver somniferum cultivar HN1 chromosome 4, ASM357369v1, whole genome shotgun sequence.
TTAGGATTGTATTTTTCTTGGTAGATCCGGGTGATTTGAATTTCTCCGATTCGGTGGATATGCAGATCAATTTCCCATGATTTCCGACCACCACCAGTTTGCAGATGGATTATTACCAAAAATACTGTTTTCTCTTCTAGTCTTGCAACCAAACTAATTTATTTGTGTTGATTAACTATCTTCTTTGGATGATGATTTACTAGCACCTGTATATCCATAACTTTAAATCTCTTTATTTGTATCCAATTGGAGATCCAGATGCGGCCCCTTTTTAAGTACAAAGGAGTTGTGATAAACCCATCAAATAAAAACAGATAGTTATAAAGGCCAGTATTATGGAAACAAGAAAACAGATTGTGGCGTGatgtaaatgatgttgattgGGGTTTGGTCATACGACAAGTGACCGTGGAAACTGTTTGGACTGATTTTGGTGTAAAAGGTTAAGGTAATGAGATTTAAACTCAATCAGCAAGGGATGTGAGAGAACAAAGACTCGGAATTGATTTTGGATGTTACTATTTTTTCCAATCTAGGTACCACAAACATAAGGAGACGAACTAAACTGAAAACAAAGGTACGATGCTTTGAAAATTATGGGTAGTTACAGGAGGAAAAACGGAGAGAGATTCTAGGAACTCAACCCAGTTTTCGGCTTCTGAAACAATTAGATTTTCATCTACTCGACCAAATACATCTAGAAACTTAAGAGGTATGAAGAATACAATTCTTCCGAATCCTTCATCTGCAAAGCATCCCTATTCAACCAACATCAAATTGAAAAATCATTTTGATTCAGGTCCGAATTAGTTGATTTGTTGATATAGAAGACCAGACTATGAAGAAGAAAGGAGGTTGTTAATGATGGATCGGTTACAAACTCTCAAGGAGACCGAGTCGCAGAGCAAATtcggaaaagagagaaaaaagtcGGTTAAGGCTGTTGTATTGTATTACCTAGTGCACACATTATGCACTTGGTTATCTAATTACTTTGAGGCCCAACTCTCGATGTGGAGGCAAGGTAATTTATCTAAAGGTGGTAAGTTGGCTTTATTAAAGTGTATCTTAAATTACCTTCCCATGTATTATTTCTCTCTTGTTAAGTATCaaaattttagaaaagaaaatgagATATTTTTTGTGGGAGCATAAGATTGGTTCCACAACTTTCCACCTTATAAAATGGGGTTTAATTTGCTCTACTATAGATAAAGGTGGTTTGGGTGTGTTAAATCTAAGACTAATGAGTCAAGTTTTACTTGCAAAATGGTGTTAGAGATTTGATTTAGAACAGAATCATCCGTGGTACAAAATCAATATGGTGCTTCCTTCTCAGATTCGGTACCCGGTAAAGTAAATTTGTCTCATGGTATCTCTTGTTGGAGGAAAACTGCTGAAATGAACAATTGGATCTCTTCTAACTCCGATTTATGTCTTTACTCAGGATTACAAATTTCTTTTTGGCACGATAAGTGGGTTGGTGACTCTAGTTTGGACGTGCAGTTCCCTTTACTGTACAAactaaatagaaagaaaaatgatAGTATTGATGCACacatttcagaagatggagcGTGGAAGTTTGAATACAAAAGAGTTATGTTGAATCATGAAGTTAATCAACTTGCCACCATGTTTCTTATTATAGGTTCTTCATCACCCATTTTAGACAACTTACCGGATACAAGAAGATGGGCTCTTGATTCCTTTGGTGTGTATTGTCAAATCTCTTTATGCAAATTTAGTTGTTGATCCTGGAGTGACTAATTTTTTGTGGAAGTTTGTCTGCTAAGCTTGCATTCCACCAAAAATTATTTTCTCATGTGGTGCGACGTACATGGAAGGCTTAACTCTCTGGAGATGCTGAATCGTAAAGGTATGGACTTGTATAACTCTTGCATTCTTTGTGGTGATAGTACTGAGACACTATATCATATACTTACTCACTGTAAAGTCGCGCATTGTGTTTGGACTGCTCTAACTCTGAAAACAGATTGGTCTTGGGTCTTTCGTGAAACTATGCATGCACTATCCGTCTCTTGGCCAAACAATTGCATCTCCGACAACTCAGGGAAAGATATTTGGAACCTAATCTCCGCAACAATCATTTGGACTCTCTAGAATGAGAGAAACTGTCGCACATTTGACGACAACTATGCTTTCAAGACAGACACAAATTTATGTGATAATACAAAAGTTTTAGCCCTTTCATGGGATGCTGCTACTGGGAAGAGAATTCACAGTAATTGTTTTCCATACAGTGCTTAATTAGGATACAATTTTCTATAGATTttgttacacaaaattggttaaaaagaccaaaatcaataatttctgggtgaaatggacagttagattttgatactgtttaaatggacaaaaatgtaaaaataggcaggatgtaaccagtttcatcgtgcccattttcaaatattttttcttatttttaatttacacagaatgtatccagtttcatccttactatttttttttggccatttcatccaaattattttttactcgtccatttgaaccgtgatttaaaaatatttgcaaATAACCATTTCCcgattttgttatttttctttgtttctgctACAACTTATAGCTTTTTTTGTACATTCTTATTTAGTCTAATAAAATTTCTCTCTtccaataaaaaataataaagttagctaattaatttatttttaattgtggatcaaaaatataaaataaatctgtaattatattttttccttaaaatctcaACATTGGTCgttgtaaaaaataaaaaatcagtaAAAAAACATAAATGAGCTGAATATCCGATACTAGACAAACAAAACTCATGATATCTAAGACTACATACTAGCTAAGAGACTCTAGAACCAGAACGATCATCCAATTACTTGCATCTTCTTTACTTTCAAATCTTATGCTTCTCGTAGCTCTAGCAAGGAGGAACGAAGTATTCCAAAGTAGACCCGTTCATTTTGAATGCTTAAAAAAATCTCGCATATTGATCATCCGTAACACCTTGAAAAGGTAATGCTTTTGAGGTGACGGCTTTAGAAGGTGACGATGATTTTGAGGTGGCGCCTTTAAAAGGTAATGCTTGATAAAATCTCGCAAATAGATCATCTCTAGCACCTCTAGAATTCTTCGACTTTAAGGTGACGACTTTAAAAGGTAACGATGATTTGGAGGTCACCACTTTAGGTGACGATACTATGGTCGATACAATAGGGGGAGCATCTGATGACAATGAATCATAGTCAGGTATGGTCGAAACAAAGTCTTTTATGGTCGAGCAGACATGGGAAGCATCTAATGACGAAGAATCATCATCTTGGATAGGACGCCAACCTTTACTCCATCGACATATGCAAGACATGCACGTAGAATATTGTGGGCACAGTCACGAAAATGCTGTGCCACGAAAAACTCAAAATCCTTTAGTGGCTTCTGCATTACTTTCAGCATTGTCTTGCAATTCAGTTCAAAAGTTTATTCGTAATAAGCCAatgattttttcttataaaaccgcCTAGGTAATATCCTTTTATTAGGCTTATCAACAGTATATTCAGTAGCCTAAGCAAACAAAGTACTCGCACTAATTCAGTACACAAGAGAATAAATGCTTCTCAGCCTGCAACTATTCTAGATTCCTCCTGTATGACCCTCCAGATGAAGTAGAAGACATAATTATCCATATAAAAAAAACAAGTTACATATACATCACAAAGATTGATTAATCATCAATTGCGCTTAACATTAGGTGGCGCACATGTTggattttatttaaatttatttgtgACAATATCTCATAAATATATCATCCAATAAAACGAGAAGAGACATATTTTAATAAACTAATCGGAAGAAAACATAGTATGTGGTGAATTTTCACTAGTTCCTATCTTCTCCCGCATCTAAACAAGAAGATTGTAATTAAGTATCAATTAACAAAGGCATTAAGAATTTTAGCTTGAGGACCTCAATTATGTATGAACGTGCCCATTTTAGTACTTCATATGACGAGCATATGAGTAGTTAATATTGTGGCCATAACATTGCAAAACTTGTACCTGTACCAGCTTTAGCATTTATAAAATACTGAATGAAAGATACTTTTTTCAGAACATTTTGTTTGCGTAGGTATGCACCATGGTAATAGGTTTTTGAACTAGTAATTAAACTACATAATGCCGGCTTTAGCATTGCAGTCAGAATGGCCAAGTTATAAAGGTCACAACATGTTTTTCGATACCTTCACGTATCATTATAGTCAAATTTTAAGAATCCCAAATTGATTAGCCACTCTTACTTGAATATCTGACTTCAAAAGCGTTACGGTATTTATTATCTGTATAAACGCATCAATTTCTATATGAACCAATATATACCATTCATATTCTATAGTTCTTCAGGTATGAATCAATAAAACTCATCCAAAATCTCTCTAAAACAACCCATATTTTTGATTCTGTCAGGAATTTTATCAAAcacaaatttaaaaaaataataataagaaccCAATAaacaatcaaaaaagaaaaatccaaatAAGGAATTTATTTAGTTATCAACACTTACTAGTAACAATTGCAGTTCCATCGAttcaacaatttcaattccatgaACATCTGCAGCTGCATTTGAGTATGAGAAACCAGAATAAAATCTTCTCTAAACCCGATTCATTTCTTTTCCTATAATAACTGCTACAAATCTTCCGACCAGAAATCTTCATACATATCTTCTTGCAACTTCTACTTGTTGTATTCAACATCACAAAAAATCCAATCAATCAATCAACTAAATTAATGCAAACAATTGAGAATTCGATTTTTTTTAAGTTGGATGAAAATCAAGGGAGTTGGGGGTGTTGGGTGTAGTTGGGTTTtctcccgttagtcgtgggggagctcgaaggagtctctcaaaatccctgttagtcgtgggagagtttagaagagtctcccaaactccctaaaaaaccccgttagtcgtgggggagtttgaaacaaACTcataaactccctgttagtggtaaaaactaTAATGCTAGAGAGTTGGTTTGTTTTGGGGAGTTCTAGAGAGTTTCCattgtatttttgcctcactccaaatctctcaaaaatgtagagattttgggagagtctctcaaactcactactctcaaaacaccaaactctctcaaactccctatactctcttacactctctcaaaatccccaagattcaaagtACATTGAACTCccccaactcactcgtggactaaccccctgaaAGTAGGATTTGATGTCAAATTGGAGTAACGTTGTCGCTCTATTAGAAGAATCtggaaaaaattgaagaaaaatgattgagatttgaagaattttgaagaaattgagatgagaaaaaatggaaaaaaaatgcgATGAAAAAACTACGATAGAGTGACCATATGATGAGAGAAAcgaaaaaacaaaaccctaacttgttCTTCTTCCACATCTTGTTGTTCTTATTCCACCGCtcttttgattttatttcttcCGTGAGTTCCGTCGAAGTATGGAGTTTAATAACAGGAAAAAAAACGATAGACACAAATAACGAGGAGAAGCTTATGAGAGAAGTCTATTTTTGAAACATTTGGCTCCGAAAATAAGTTACTTTTTTATTTCTAAAAGACGATTCCAAAACTAACACCCAAACGAGTTTTTGGCTTTTCTACTTCGAAATTGACTCGGATTAGTCAAAATACGTTTTCCGTTATAACAAGGAAAACTAAACAGAATCTAAGTATCCATTCCACCACAGATTTTTAACCAGAGTTAAAACAGATACTATTTGATTACAAATCAAATTTACCTAACTTATTCCCTATCCTAAACTATTTTGAGTACCATTTATTATAAATAGGTCCTCATCTTGTATTTTAATCTCATCACGGTTCTGCAAGCTAGATAGATAATTATTTGATTTCATTGTTAATTCATCATATTCATTCGTCAAATATGTCTCTGCTAACAGATCTTATCAACTTAGATCTCTCAGACAAAACTGAGAAGATCATCGCTGAATACATATGGtcagtttcttatcatcataatCGTCATTGATATTTTGTGCAGGTTTTTAATTCATGATTGTAAAATATATGAgcctacattttttttttcttgattaatGGGGGTATATTAAATAATCCCTTTAAGGGTATGTCCTGTTTTACTGGTATTTTTGGAGttgcaattgatttttttctttaatgttttttttttctcaattggATTTATTTTTTCATTGGATCGATAgtaattttttactttttttattgAAAAATCTGTGTGTTTAATGGTTTGATGATGTTCGTATGATGAACAGGATCGGTGGATCTGGTATGGACCTTCGAAGCAAAGGAAGGGTAACCTCTCAAtttctcactgtttttgattcattgattgatttcttgattgcttctaattttgtgtgtgtttttggcTTGATTAATTAGACATTACCTGGTCCTGTTAGTGATCCTTCAAAGCTACCAAAATGGAACTACGATGGTTCCAGCACTGGACAAGCTCCAGGAGAAGATAGTGAAGTCATCCTATAgtaagattttattttattttactagtACATTCAAATTGAAATTGAACTCGTATGCTGTTCTGTTTTCTAATTacaatttgtaatttttttagtcCTCAGGCTATCTTCAAAGACCCATTCAGGAGGggaaacaacattcttgtaagcaacttttttttgttaaattattttaatattttgacttgaaaatTTCAAGTTATTTTCAGCTTAAATTTGATGTCTTTTGTGATGTGATGAAATGTTTAGGTTATGTGTGATGCTTACACTCCACAAGGAGAACCGATCCCAACTAACAAGAGATGCGCTGCTGCTAAGATCTTCAGCAATCCTATTGTTGAGAAAGAAGTTCCATGGTGTTGATTCTAATTccgttttcaactttttttttttgagatataTGTTTTAGAATTCTGGAGACTTGTTGAAAGATCTTTTGATACGGGGTTGTTTTAGTGGGTATTATTGATCTGGTTTGTGTTATTAAATTATCAGGTACGGAATTGAGCAAGAATACACCCTCTTGCAGAAGGATGTTAACTGGCCTCTTGGATGGCCCTTGGGAGGCTTTCCTGGACCACAGGTAATAAATTCATGCTGTTTTTGAGGGTTTTTGTGCCGTATTTCTGCTGTTTTTGTTTTGGCAGCACTTGGTATCCGATATTTCCAAAACAGTTTTAATCTTACTTGTGGATAATATCATGATGTTAATCTTACTTGTGGATAATATCATGCTAATATTAGCAATACATTTATTTTCTGATGGATAACATCATCTTTGCAAAGATTTGGCGTGTAGTAAGTTATCGGGTTCCAAGTGTTTCTAATTCTGTTCAGTTGCTCCCATGTCAGCTCTCAATTTATAGTGATCAAAGTATCAAATTGTTATGATGTTAAGGTTCTATTGGGTTTTATTCAAAATGTACTCATCATAGCTCGGTTGATTGTTATTTGAATTTTGGTTTATAGTATGGTCCTTTTAAGTTACTGCTGTATTTCCTGCTAACAGTGCAGCCAATTTGCATCCGACAAATTTAATATGGGAATGCTTTTAACTTTgcccttttgtttcttttttttttttccagtttttttaACTGAAATTTTGTTGGTTGATTTACCAGGGACCTTACTACTGCGGTACTGGTGCAGACAAGGCATTCGGACGTGACATTGTTGATGCCCATTACAAAGCCTGTCTCTATGCAGGAATTAACATCAGTGGAATCAATGGAGAAGTTATGCCTGGACAGGTGGATTTCGATTTAATCTCATCACCTTTTACCATTCGGCTAGTTGGTTTTCACCTGTTTAGTGTGTTTTCCTTGAACAATTGGGAAAATCAAAGCCTGATTATTTTTGTTATGCAGTGGGAATTCCAAGTTGGCCCTGCTGTTGGTATCTCAGCTGGTGATGAGATATGGGTGGCTCGTTACATTCTTGAGGTAATTAGTACATCAATTTGCAAACATTAAGTTAATCTATGTTTTTACTCATGTTAGACTGTATATGTTTCTTTACTTCAGTTGGACTTATAATATTTTCTATCCATCTGAACAGAGGATCACTGAAATCGCTGGAGTCGTTGTTTCCTTCGACCCCAAGCCTATCAAGGTcaactttcttcttttttctttgttttgtttctaCCAGAAAACCTGCGTAGTTTAAATATGGCCTTTTATCCTTACTGTCGCCAGCATCCCAGTATCTTAACTATTGTTGGCTACTTTCAATGTTATAGGGTGACTGGAACGGGGCTGGTGCTCACTGTAACTACAGGTAATTTAATTTTACAGACACTTACCACTGAATGACTAATATAGTCCTGCTCCGTCCTGTTAGTTGAATACCTGATGGTAGCTCTTACACTTCtacgatttttttttcatttccaaTATCTTATGTGTAAGTCTGTTATATCCAGTACTAAGTCCATGAGAGAGGATGGAGGGTACGAGGTTATCTTAAAGGCGATTGAAAAGCTTAGTCACAAACACAAGGAACACATTGCTGCTTACGGAGAAGGAAACGAACGACGTCTCACAGGAAAGCATGAAACAGCCGACATCAACACTTTCAAATGGGTATTTACATGCTTTTTCACCATTTATCtcaattcttttatttttttctctttttagagTCCTTTGCAACTTCCGCAGAAGGGGCTTTTAAATACATACTTCTCGCATAAAAAGTTTAACCAACTTTTTATTCAACTTAAAAACTAGTTAGGATGATAAGATATTTGACCGATCCTTTACTTAATATCCTGTTTTGTCTGATTAACAGGGAGTTGCAAACCGTGGTGCATCCATTAGAGTTGGGCGTGACACTGAACAGGCCGGTAAAGGTTATTTCGAGGACCGTAGGCCTGCATCCAACATGGATCCCTATGTGGTCACCGCAATGATTGCCGAGACCACCATCTTGTAGAACAAACACATTACGAAGGCGAAGTCATTCCCTTGAAGATTATTATGTTCACATTTTCTTTTGAATTGTGATAGCTATTTTTATTTGGGAAGGACCCCTCATCTTCGAATCAAGAGGTTCAGAACCCTAGTTACAATTTCTATTTTAGTAGTGTGGTTTTAAGTCTCCCTCTTTGATTGAGGTATATTATAACTAGGCTATTAAGTGATAGGTTAATACTTTTTACTGCCTTTATAATTTTACCTCTATTGTTCAATAACAGTTAATAACTAATAATTTGAGGGATTGTTATTGTTAATAACTGAAATCATATAATGTTTGAAGTACTTTATCACTTTATAACAACTTTAGTCCACAATTTCTTAGTTTAACCATAAATTGAAAATACTATTCACCTTCGGAATCGCGAACTCTGGGATATGTTTCCTTCTGAAATCATCTGAGAAGTATCCCTTTCAGTTTGCTTGTTTAATGAATGgttttttcttccagaaaaaaGTAGTAACTAGTTATTATTAATAATCCATGTCATGCGTGAGCATCATTATATGGTCTCTAGGAACATGATCTCAAGTCACTGATTGCTGCTTCTTTCCTTAAATTTTGTCAAAAGTTTCAAGTACTGTAACTTGCAGTGACGATTGAAGTAGTACTGGTAGTTGATGGACTCCCAAGTCATCGAGGAAAAGGTTTTTATACAGAATTCAGTCATCTCAAGACTCCCCAACCACCTAACATCCAAGATTACTAATTACTAATAGGAGTACCAATTTGTTTGGGGGTTTTACAAAATGCATATAAGAAGAAACATGTATCGCCTTTGGGTTGGTACACCCCCAAATAAACTGACGACCCCTATTAGCAGCTTTGCTAACAACCAGTAGCAACACCTTTG
Coding sequences within:
- the LOC113275336 gene encoding glutamine synthetase cytosolic isozyme, with product MSLLTDLINLDLSDKTEKIIAEYIWIGGSGMDLRSKGRTLPGPVSDPSKLPKWNYDGSSTGQAPGEDSEVILYPQAIFKDPFRRGNNILVMCDAYTPQGEPIPTNKRCAAAKIFSNPIVEKEVPWYGIEQEYTLLQKDVNWPLGWPLGGFPGPQGPYYCGTGADKAFGRDIVDAHYKACLYAGINISGINGEVMPGQWEFQVGPAVGISAGDEIWVARYILERITEIAGVVVSFDPKPIKGDWNGAGAHCNYSTKSMREDGGYEVILKAIEKLSHKHKEHIAAYGEGNERRLTGKHETADINTFKWGVANRGASIRVGRDTEQAGKGYFEDRRPASNMDPYVVTAMIAETTIL